Proteins encoded in a region of the Devosia sp. RR2S18 genome:
- a CDS encoding DUF6311 domain-containing protein, which yields MPHRVLATLSEHKVDIIGFIASCVVGGIFLWLITPPGFILGVSSYWDTQLEDIAQYISGYRAYMAAPWSLPLLRIPSLNWPHGTTVTFVDAIPVFAFAIKLVDPLLPIPHNPYGVWVLFCFALQGGSAWFLSRQVVGRNYLLAALGVALCIMMPSLSARMGHLSLQAHFILLIALGLYFRGQRLERRQTVLWTLLLVFAFYTNFYLTAMTTALMLASAADRTLRTRRLVDMSFCAIPLLAVVITVPLTLGTAFGSAVPDTGFGFYSMNLLAPVAEGHLLAMPFYEPGTAGQYEGYNYLGLGLIILTVFALVQARTKVAGEFHRFGPFLVAILILCVVYALSNEVYLSNVHLLHWQVPGSLVSLFEAFRSSGRFFWVVSYALVVFALFGLKHMSGLSRGLIVFGVLVIQLADLVPIYVDIKDSLDREPNILADIPAWKLALDGVETIHAFPKFKCPGGYAREVLPLQMVAAEGGYNLTTGFISRYGADCDAVAEEIAASDPLIAAYVFAHTHYTDDQIQSFLTPEAQCQRLEIWTVCRIQP from the coding sequence CGCCACGTTGTCTGAGCACAAGGTGGACATTATAGGCTTTATTGCCTCCTGCGTGGTGGGTGGCATCTTCCTATGGTTGATCACCCCACCTGGATTCATCCTGGGCGTGTCGAGTTATTGGGACACCCAACTCGAGGACATCGCGCAGTATATCTCGGGCTACCGCGCCTACATGGCAGCGCCATGGTCGCTGCCACTGCTCCGGATCCCCTCGCTCAACTGGCCGCATGGCACGACAGTGACCTTTGTGGACGCCATCCCAGTTTTTGCCTTTGCCATAAAGCTCGTCGATCCCCTGCTACCGATCCCGCATAATCCATACGGGGTGTGGGTGCTGTTCTGTTTCGCGCTGCAAGGCGGGTCGGCCTGGTTCCTCTCGCGGCAAGTGGTCGGGCGCAATTATCTACTCGCGGCGCTGGGCGTCGCGCTGTGTATCATGATGCCGTCCCTAAGTGCCCGGATGGGTCATCTGAGCCTTCAGGCGCATTTCATCCTGCTGATCGCTCTTGGGCTATACTTCCGTGGTCAACGTCTGGAACGACGGCAGACTGTGCTCTGGACGCTGTTGCTGGTGTTCGCCTTTTACACCAATTTTTATCTCACCGCGATGACAACCGCCCTGATGCTCGCAAGTGCAGCAGACAGGACGCTGCGCACGCGACGCCTCGTTGACATGAGCTTTTGTGCCATTCCGCTCCTTGCGGTCGTGATCACGGTCCCACTTACCTTAGGAACCGCCTTCGGCTCAGCCGTACCTGATACGGGCTTTGGCTTCTATTCCATGAACCTCCTCGCACCGGTAGCCGAGGGTCACCTGCTGGCAATGCCGTTCTACGAACCTGGGACAGCGGGACAGTACGAGGGCTACAACTACCTGGGGTTAGGCCTGATCATACTGACTGTGTTCGCCCTTGTTCAGGCAAGGACCAAGGTCGCTGGTGAATTCCACCGCTTCGGGCCTTTCCTTGTCGCCATTTTGATTCTGTGCGTCGTTTACGCGCTGTCGAACGAAGTGTACCTGAGCAATGTCCACCTGTTGCACTGGCAAGTGCCTGGATCACTGGTATCGTTGTTCGAAGCCTTCCGCTCCTCGGGTCGGTTCTTCTGGGTCGTTTCCTACGCGCTGGTGGTCTTCGCCTTGTTCGGCCTCAAGCACATGTCGGGGTTGTCGCGGGGGCTGATTGTTTTCGGAGTACTGGTCATCCAGTTGGCGGACCTAGTGCCCATATATGTGGACATCAAAGACAGCCTAGATCGAGAACCGAATATCCTCGCCGATATTCCGGCATGGAAACTTGCTCTCGATGGAGTCGAAACAATCCACGCCTTTCCGAAATTCAAATGCCCGGGCGGCTATGCGCGAGAAGTCCTGCCGCTGCAGATGGTCGCGGCCGAGGGCGGTTACAATCTTACCACCGGGTTCATTTCCAGGTATGGAGCGGACTGTGATGCTGTAGCGGAGGAAATTGCCGCCTCCGATCCCCTCATCGCCGCCTACGTGTTCGCACACACGCACTATACAGACGATCAAATCCAATCCTTTCTGACCCCGGAAGCTCAATGTCAAAGACTGGAGATCTGGACGGTTTGCCGCATCCAGCCGTGA
- a CDS encoding glycosyltransferase family 2 protein, giving the protein MTNPVTFSVVVPCYNEADGISAFWDRLVSVMGDLGAPWEAVFVNDGSRDATLDRLLALRSVHQNIKIIDFSRNFGKEAAITAGLDHAVGEACVVIDADLQHPPETIKLMVSLWRSGSEVVLGKRKDRSADSKLRTWFSNRFYSIATRIFEVPIPKDVGDFRLMDRKVVTAVGNMRENQRFMKGLFAWVGFKTVVVEFEVGVREHGTSSFNLWKLLNFAVDGITSFTTVPLRLWFYIGSAISAFSLIYGAAIAISALLFGNAVPGYPSLATLVAFIGGVQLIGIGVLGEYIGRVYREVKMRPIYIVRDCYEKKGQ; this is encoded by the coding sequence GTGACCAATCCCGTGACGTTCTCGGTGGTGGTACCCTGCTACAATGAAGCCGACGGCATCTCTGCGTTCTGGGATCGGCTTGTATCCGTGATGGGCGACCTGGGGGCACCATGGGAGGCCGTTTTCGTCAATGACGGCAGCCGCGACGCGACCTTAGACCGCCTCCTTGCGCTCCGGAGCGTCCATCAGAACATCAAGATCATCGACTTCAGCCGGAATTTCGGCAAGGAAGCAGCTATAACAGCGGGCCTCGATCACGCTGTGGGCGAGGCCTGCGTCGTCATCGATGCCGACTTGCAGCATCCGCCAGAGACCATCAAGCTCATGGTGTCGCTGTGGCGATCGGGTTCGGAGGTTGTGTTAGGTAAGCGCAAGGACCGTTCCGCGGACTCGAAACTTAGAACTTGGTTTAGCAATCGGTTCTACAGTATTGCCACTCGTATTTTTGAGGTGCCTATCCCCAAGGACGTCGGCGACTTCCGGCTCATGGACCGCAAGGTGGTGACCGCAGTGGGGAATATGCGCGAGAATCAACGCTTCATGAAGGGTCTATTCGCCTGGGTCGGCTTCAAGACCGTTGTTGTCGAATTCGAGGTGGGTGTACGCGAGCATGGAACATCCAGCTTCAATCTGTGGAAGCTTCTTAACTTCGCGGTCGACGGCATAACCAGCTTCACCACCGTGCCGCTACGCTTGTGGTTCTATATCGGCTCCGCCATATCTGCATTCTCATTGATATATGGTGCCGCCATCGCAATTTCGGCACTATTGTTCGGCAATGCAGTGCCAGGCTATCCATCTCTAGCCACGCTGGTTGCTTTTATAGGCGGAGTTCAGCTCATCGGCATCGGTGTATTGGGTGAGTACATCGGACGTGTCTACCGTGAGGTCAAAATGCGTCCGATTTACATTGTACGCGATTGCTATGAGAAAAAGGGGCAATGA
- a CDS encoding GtrA family protein, giving the protein MRNIAAKLQSLLRTEFVLFCCVGVANTIIHASIVIGLVEVAGFRSTIANTAAFFAANVFSYICNARLTFKTALSARGYLRFLSSSLFVLAATVSIAAAGELAGVHYLVATACLMIVSPLSSYLLVRHFAFGKRA; this is encoded by the coding sequence ATGAGGAACATCGCTGCAAAGCTACAAAGCCTGTTGCGAACAGAGTTCGTGCTGTTCTGCTGCGTCGGTGTTGCCAACACCATCATCCATGCTTCCATCGTGATTGGACTTGTGGAAGTGGCAGGCTTTAGGTCAACCATTGCCAATACCGCTGCGTTTTTTGCGGCCAATGTCTTCTCTTACATTTGCAACGCACGGCTCACGTTCAAGACTGCGCTGTCAGCCCGCGGGTACTTGCGTTTCCTAAGCTCGTCTTTGTTCGTGCTGGCAGCGACGGTGAGCATCGCAGCGGCTGGTGAGTTGGCTGGCGTGCACTATTTGGTGGCCACTGCGTGCCTGATGATCGTCTCGCCTCTTTCGAGCTATTTGCTGGTAAGGCACTTTGCATTCGGCAAGCGGGCGTGA
- a CDS encoding type I secretion system permease/ATPase — MTTLNPFKAALKSYRTILVATITFSVAINMLMFVSPLYMLQVYDRVLQSRSETTLVMITFIALAMLAVYAMLEWVRSRVLVRAGLRFDEMIAKGLFNRVVTSTIRQPGGKSEFVLGDVDRLREFLTGSGLIAICDVPWVPVFILFCFLFHPMVGYVALAGAIIVFALALLNEIMTKKTLNEASGLGQSAQHFATTTLQNIEAIRALGMENSLRSRWHDMHRGMLEKQAVASDHAGAIQSFSKFIRMGLQVLILGVGAYLVLQGEISPGSMIACSILMGRALQPVDQVVGQWKQVVGARQAYGRLSQLFTQVPGEEEKTQLPNPSGRISIANLAVVPPGSRTPLLQGVSFEAIPGEAVALVGPSGAGKSSLMRALVGIWPAAAGSIRLDGAELQHWEPDMLGKHLGYLPQSVELFNGTVAENISRFQEGARDQDVLVAAQQARVHQMIQNLPDGYNTQIGVGGRSLSGGQRQRVGLARALYGDPALIILDEPNANLDSEGEEALFQIIQELKARGKTILFVSHKMSLVSLAEKSLILADGRMRSFGPTQELLKIKPAPKAVQAPAVPAAVPQTRSIA, encoded by the coding sequence ATGACAACACTTAATCCATTCAAAGCGGCCCTTAAGAGCTACCGAACCATCCTCGTGGCAACCATCACGTTCAGTGTGGCTATCAACATGCTGATGTTTGTCTCCCCGCTCTACATGCTGCAGGTCTATGATCGTGTGCTGCAGAGCCGCAGCGAGACCACTCTGGTTATGATCACCTTCATCGCGCTCGCTATGCTGGCGGTGTACGCGATGCTGGAGTGGGTTCGGTCGCGCGTGCTCGTCCGGGCTGGCTTGCGTTTCGACGAGATGATCGCAAAAGGCCTGTTCAACCGGGTGGTGACCTCAACGATCCGGCAGCCTGGTGGGAAGTCCGAGTTCGTGCTCGGCGACGTTGACCGGCTGCGTGAATTCCTGACCGGCTCAGGCCTGATCGCCATCTGCGATGTGCCTTGGGTGCCGGTATTCATTCTCTTCTGCTTCCTGTTCCACCCCATGGTGGGGTATGTGGCGCTTGCCGGTGCAATCATTGTCTTCGCCCTGGCGCTGCTTAACGAGATTATGACCAAGAAGACGCTGAATGAGGCTTCGGGTCTAGGACAGTCAGCCCAACACTTCGCTACCACGACCCTGCAGAACATCGAGGCCATTCGCGCACTCGGTATGGAAAATAGCCTCCGCAGCCGATGGCACGATATGCACCGCGGTATGCTGGAAAAGCAGGCCGTCGCTAGCGACCATGCTGGGGCCATTCAGTCCTTCTCCAAGTTCATCCGCATGGGTTTGCAGGTGCTCATTCTGGGTGTGGGCGCCTATCTGGTGCTCCAGGGAGAGATTTCGCCCGGTTCGATGATCGCCTGTTCCATTCTCATGGGACGCGCCTTGCAGCCGGTTGACCAGGTGGTGGGGCAATGGAAGCAGGTGGTGGGCGCCCGCCAGGCCTATGGGCGTCTTTCCCAACTCTTCACCCAAGTGCCCGGCGAAGAGGAAAAGACCCAACTACCCAATCCGAGCGGCCGCATCTCCATTGCAAACCTGGCGGTGGTGCCACCCGGCTCGCGCACGCCATTGCTGCAGGGCGTGAGTTTTGAGGCAATTCCCGGCGAGGCCGTTGCGTTGGTGGGCCCCAGTGGTGCCGGCAAATCCAGTTTGATGCGGGCCCTGGTCGGCATCTGGCCGGCTGCGGCAGGAAGCATTCGATTGGACGGCGCTGAGCTGCAGCACTGGGAGCCAGACATGCTTGGCAAGCATCTCGGCTACCTGCCGCAATCAGTGGAACTGTTCAATGGGACCGTCGCTGAGAACATTTCGCGCTTTCAGGAAGGTGCTCGGGACCAGGATGTGCTGGTCGCGGCACAGCAGGCGCGCGTACACCAGATGATCCAGAACCTGCCTGACGGATACAACACTCAGATCGGCGTCGGTGGACGGTCCTTGTCTGGTGGGCAGAGGCAGCGCGTTGGCCTTGCCCGGGCGCTCTATGGTGATCCGGCTCTGATCATACTGGATGAGCCCAATGCCAATCTCGACAGCGAGGGCGAGGAGGCGCTGTTCCAGATCATTCAGGAGCTCAAGGCGCGCGGCAAGACGATCCTTTTTGTCAGCCACAAGATGAGCCTGGTCAGCCTGGCCGAGAAATCCCTGATCTTGGCAGACGGGCGCATGCGCTCCTTCGGACCCACTCAGGAATTGTTGAAGATCAAACCTGCGCCAAAGGCGGTACAAGCTCCTGCGGTGCCGGCAGCCGTCCCGCAGACCCGCAGCATCGCCTAA
- a CDS encoding HlyD family type I secretion periplasmic adaptor subunit — protein sequence MSATTFTSDEPNAPRGKAKEFSPRPYVMMGYATILMTFGVFGVWAATAPLAAGVVAGGTVSVESSRKIVQHLEGGIVEAIHGREGEIVEAGEVVLELDATEAQGNVAYLAGRMYMLQAQQARLEAESTNAEGIVFPEVLLNSTDSLVTRIVTLQQTLFNDRKASKDGQIAIFTSRIDQLEEAIRGMTVQKGALEEQMTSLNEEVARLTQGQESGVVATNQLSSMTRSVLQLQGELGSVTSEIAKLRQSISESELQIIQVSQEFVERAGTELRDVREQLNETTERYHVALDVLERTTVRAPVRGMLQNIKVHTIGGVIRPAEPVMDIIPLDDDLVIAAQIRPIDIDSISIGQEAEVRFPAFSTKSTPAIFGRISVVSQDVIEPTQSNELPYYSARIEVADTDVPQDIRERLLPGMPVDVIVSTGERTMFEYFVRPMTDMFHKGMREQ from the coding sequence ATGTCAGCGACGACTTTCACGAGCGACGAGCCAAACGCACCCCGCGGCAAGGCCAAGGAATTCTCGCCCCGCCCCTATGTGATGATGGGTTATGCGACGATACTGATGACCTTCGGGGTGTTTGGCGTGTGGGCCGCCACCGCGCCGCTGGCCGCCGGTGTTGTTGCCGGAGGAACGGTTTCGGTGGAGTCGAGCCGCAAGATCGTGCAGCATCTGGAGGGTGGCATCGTTGAGGCCATTCACGGACGTGAAGGCGAGATCGTGGAGGCGGGCGAAGTGGTGCTCGAACTCGACGCGACCGAGGCGCAGGGCAACGTAGCCTATCTCGCGGGCCGCATGTACATGCTGCAGGCGCAACAAGCTCGGCTGGAGGCCGAAAGCACCAATGCTGAGGGCATTGTTTTTCCAGAGGTGCTGCTGAACTCGACCGACAGCCTCGTCACGCGTATCGTGACCCTGCAGCAGACCTTGTTCAACGATAGAAAAGCCAGCAAAGACGGGCAGATAGCCATCTTCACTTCGCGCATCGATCAACTTGAAGAAGCCATTCGTGGCATGACCGTTCAGAAGGGTGCGCTCGAAGAGCAGATGACATCTCTGAACGAAGAGGTTGCGCGGCTGACTCAGGGTCAGGAATCGGGCGTTGTCGCAACTAACCAGTTGTCCTCGATGACGCGGTCCGTCCTGCAGTTGCAGGGCGAGCTCGGTTCGGTGACTTCCGAGATCGCCAAGCTGCGACAGTCGATTTCCGAAAGTGAACTCCAGATCATCCAGGTGAGCCAGGAATTCGTGGAGCGCGCGGGAACCGAGCTACGCGACGTGCGCGAGCAGCTCAACGAGACCACCGAACGTTACCACGTCGCGCTTGACGTTTTGGAGCGAACGACGGTGCGGGCTCCGGTTCGAGGCATGCTGCAGAACATCAAGGTGCACACCATCGGTGGCGTGATCCGCCCTGCCGAGCCGGTGATGGACATCATTCCCCTAGATGACGACCTGGTCATTGCGGCGCAAATTCGGCCGATCGACATTGATAGCATCTCAATCGGTCAGGAAGCGGAGGTTCGGTTCCCAGCGTTCTCCACCAAGTCAACGCCAGCCATCTTCGGGCGAATCTCAGTCGTTTCGCAGGACGTTATCGAACCGACGCAATCCAACGAGTTGCCGTACTACAGCGCCCGAATCGAGGTTGCCGACACCGACGTCCCGCAGGATATTCGTGAGCGGCTGCTGCCCGGTATGCCGGTAGACGTGATTGTCTCCACAGGCGAGAGAACGATGTTCGAGTACTTCGTACGCCCGATGACCGACATGTTCCACAAGGGTATGCGTGAACAGTAA
- a CDS encoding O-antigen ligase family protein translates to MVAGLSLPTVLPEVANVTVLALMGVGLILVFVQPSGRGVIRQPAVLLPLAAGAILALALVFTATTPNHVLAVLVLAPLFLVGPLASLLQKLGRELTPTLVGIFALVGAAGAFAVAVYDVAVRGLSRGGYSVNNVIHFADLALTIGFVALIGVFGTKGRSRFIFVIGPVLGLIAVVLANSRGPILAAVPVSIAAAAMISGMLLPRRWVLPAAAATLVVLIGGGYLAYVLGFAQRLERLGSVVTLFSSGTTGDSSVGERFHMYISAWNAFQASPIFGHGLIDYTHAAAQYAPPGPVQYKPSQHLHNDIADFAVIGGSLGLLSYVLYLAAPLAGALATRGRWRNAALYLGVVMPVGYFAMGLTNAMIGILTQTVLYAVVLALIAALDVNSSPSSTHES, encoded by the coding sequence TTGGTTGCCGGCTTAAGCCTGCCGACTGTACTGCCCGAAGTGGCGAACGTCACCGTGCTTGCGCTGATGGGCGTCGGTCTGATTCTGGTATTCGTGCAACCGAGCGGCCGGGGTGTCATTCGCCAGCCTGCGGTTTTGCTGCCGCTAGCCGCTGGGGCTATCTTGGCACTTGCCCTGGTGTTTACTGCGACCACCCCGAACCATGTCCTCGCCGTTCTCGTACTCGCTCCGCTTTTCCTGGTTGGACCTCTTGCATCGCTGTTGCAGAAGTTGGGCCGGGAGCTAACACCAACTCTCGTCGGCATCTTCGCGCTTGTGGGTGCAGCGGGCGCATTCGCGGTGGCTGTCTATGACGTGGCAGTGCGGGGGCTCTCCCGCGGTGGTTACTCGGTAAACAACGTCATTCACTTCGCGGACTTGGCTCTGACCATCGGGTTTGTCGCGCTGATTGGCGTATTCGGCACCAAGGGACGAAGCAGATTCATCTTCGTCATAGGGCCGGTCCTCGGCCTAATCGCTGTTGTTCTCGCGAACTCTCGTGGGCCCATTCTTGCAGCCGTTCCCGTGTCCATCGCAGCGGCAGCGATGATCTCGGGCATGTTGCTCCCGCGCAGATGGGTGCTACCAGCGGCCGCCGCTACCCTCGTGGTTCTGATAGGCGGCGGCTACTTGGCCTACGTCTTGGGATTTGCACAACGGCTGGAGCGATTGGGATCAGTCGTCACCTTGTTCTCAAGCGGAACAACGGGTGACAGTTCAGTGGGAGAGCGCTTCCACATGTATATCAGCGCGTGGAATGCCTTTCAGGCATCGCCAATATTTGGCCATGGCTTGATCGACTACACCCATGCCGCGGCGCAGTATGCCCCTCCTGGTCCCGTCCAGTACAAACCCTCGCAACACCTACACAATGACATAGCGGATTTCGCGGTGATCGGTGGCAGTTTGGGGCTCCTCAGCTACGTGTTGTACCTGGCCGCGCCGCTTGCTGGAGCGTTGGCCACCAGAGGCCGCTGGAGGAATGCTGCATTGTACCTCGGTGTGGTGATGCCTGTCGGCTACTTCGCCATGGGTTTGACCAACGCGATGATTGGAATTCTCACGCAGACTGTACTATATGCCGTGGTCTTGGCGTTGATTGCCGCCTTGGATGTGAATTCATCGCCATCGAGCACTCACGAGAGCTGA
- a CDS encoding EpsG family protein, whose translation MHTLIYCLPFGLLALLSFLRPRTGFAGAAAAAGLLIIWVGLRHEVGDDWDNYLSWVDAAKDADIATVLQSTDPGYALLNWIGANWFGGIYLVNFTCAVLAIIPLIIFCSRQANPTLALLVAFPYLVTVVFMGYSRQSVAVGFGMLAMLAVQERGVRKFLAFVTIAAVFHKTAVCLLVFAPALFAGKWGRAALVRLGGVIVYGAVLVLAVLWGHAASLIQGYIITAGEAGFPASAGEASTPPAPPSALSPVQSVAPGTEVPLTPGSTAEPGQADDVTRVYSAGALARIAQSVVAAAGFIVILSRIPLPAPTQWLWTIASLVVVCLFALAFWRSTLADRTALFFVPLQLYAFATLPSISGRTVSHFVQAAIIACSAAAFGVWLAYADNAPSWLPYKSVLQSWL comes from the coding sequence TTGCACACGTTGATCTACTGCCTTCCGTTCGGGCTTCTTGCGCTGCTCTCATTTCTTCGGCCGCGCACCGGATTTGCCGGAGCGGCCGCAGCAGCGGGTCTCTTGATAATCTGGGTGGGCTTACGCCACGAAGTTGGCGACGACTGGGACAACTACCTGTCCTGGGTGGATGCGGCCAAAGACGCAGACATTGCCACCGTTCTGCAGTCCACCGACCCCGGCTATGCGCTCCTGAACTGGATAGGTGCCAACTGGTTCGGCGGGATTTACCTGGTCAATTTTACTTGCGCCGTCCTGGCGATCATACCGCTGATTATATTCTGCAGCCGCCAGGCGAATCCAACTTTGGCGCTGCTGGTCGCCTTTCCCTATCTCGTGACAGTCGTGTTCATGGGATATTCGCGTCAATCTGTAGCCGTGGGCTTCGGTATGCTCGCAATGCTGGCGGTCCAAGAACGGGGCGTGCGGAAGTTCTTGGCTTTTGTCACCATTGCCGCCGTGTTTCACAAGACGGCCGTTTGCCTCCTGGTGTTTGCGCCAGCCCTTTTCGCCGGAAAATGGGGCCGTGCTGCACTCGTTCGGCTAGGAGGGGTGATAGTCTACGGGGCTGTTCTCGTTCTTGCCGTTTTGTGGGGCCACGCTGCCTCGCTTATCCAAGGCTATATCATAACGGCAGGGGAGGCAGGTTTTCCAGCTTCGGCGGGAGAGGCATCAACTCCCCCAGCGCCACCATCAGCGCTTTCTCCGGTGCAATCGGTGGCGCCTGGGACGGAAGTGCCACTGACGCCAGGCTCCACAGCGGAGCCGGGGCAAGCAGATGACGTCACAAGGGTTTATTCCGCAGGCGCTCTAGCGCGCATTGCCCAATCTGTTGTCGCGGCCGCGGGCTTCATCGTCATTCTGAGCCGCATCCCGCTCCCGGCACCAACGCAATGGCTCTGGACGATTGCCTCGCTGGTTGTCGTCTGCCTGTTCGCGCTCGCCTTCTGGCGCTCCACTCTGGCTGATAGAACAGCGCTGTTTTTTGTGCCTTTGCAGCTATACGCCTTTGCAACACTACCGAGCATTTCAGGGAGGACGGTCTCTCACTTCGTTCAAGCAGCCATCATCGCATGCAGTGCAGCGGCTTTCGGCGTCTGGCTCGCCTATGCCGACAACGCGCCATCCTGGCTTCCCTATAAATCTGTGCTGCAAAGTTGGCTATGA
- a CDS encoding IS256 family transposase: MSRRKEPAIPNELLDQLLAGGAAMAFEQGGLLDSLKKALTERALNAEMDHHLASGEGAGNMRNGYGRKTVTTETGKLEIDVPRDRQSSFDPQLIAKYQRRFPGFDDKIVSMYARGMSTREIAGHLRDLYGIDVSADLISTVTDAVLDEVATWQQRPLDPVYPLIFFDAIRVKIRDEGMVRNKAIHIALGVRADGAKEVLGLWLEQNEGAKFWLRVMNELRNRGTEDILLAVVDGLKGFPEAITAVFPETVVQTCIVHLLRNSMDFVSWKDRKGLATALKDIYRATDADAAEKALADFDAGSWGQRYPAIGQSWRRAWSEVIPFFAFPDEVRRIVYTTNAIEALNSKLRRAVRARGHFPSDDAATKLLYLILNRSEKEWKMPPREWSMAKAQFAVIFGERFIRAMAA, translated from the coding sequence ATGTCGCGACGCAAAGAACCTGCCATACCGAACGAACTTCTCGACCAGCTCCTGGCTGGCGGTGCGGCCATGGCGTTTGAACAAGGCGGTCTGCTGGATTCGCTGAAGAAGGCGCTGACTGAGCGTGCCCTGAACGCAGAGATGGACCACCACCTCGCCAGTGGTGAGGGCGCTGGCAACATGCGGAACGGCTATGGCCGCAAAACCGTGACGACCGAGACCGGCAAGTTGGAGATCGATGTGCCGCGCGACCGGCAGTCGAGCTTTGATCCGCAACTGATCGCCAAGTACCAGCGCCGCTTCCCAGGGTTCGACGACAAGATCGTGTCGATGTACGCCCGCGGCATGAGCACCAGGGAGATCGCCGGGCACCTGCGCGATCTGTATGGCATCGATGTATCAGCGGACCTGATCAGCACCGTGACGGACGCTGTGCTTGATGAAGTCGCCACCTGGCAGCAACGGCCGCTTGACCCGGTTTATCCGCTGATCTTCTTCGATGCGATCCGGGTCAAGATCCGCGACGAAGGCATGGTGCGTAACAAGGCGATCCATATTGCTCTGGGAGTGCGCGCCGATGGCGCCAAGGAAGTGCTCGGCCTCTGGCTCGAGCAGAATGAAGGTGCCAAGTTCTGGCTGCGGGTGATGAACGAGCTCAGGAACCGCGGCACCGAGGACATCCTCTTGGCCGTTGTTGATGGGCTCAAGGGCTTCCCCGAGGCAATTACCGCCGTATTCCCCGAGACCGTGGTTCAGACCTGCATCGTCCATCTCCTGCGCAACTCGATGGACTTTGTCTCCTGGAAAGACCGCAAGGGACTGGCAACGGCGCTCAAGGACATCTACCGCGCGACCGATGCCGATGCTGCCGAAAAGGCGCTCGCGGACTTCGATGCCGGCTCTTGGGGGCAGCGCTATCCCGCCATCGGCCAGAGCTGGCGGCGCGCCTGGAGCGAGGTCATCCCGTTCTTTGCCTTCCCTGACGAGGTCCGCAGGATCGTCTACACCACCAACGCCATAGAGGCGCTAAACTCAAAGCTCCGGCGGGCGGTCAGGGCCAGGGGACACTTCCCCAGCGATGATGCCGCCACCAAGCTGCTTTACCTGATCTTGAACCGATCAGAGAAAGAGTGGAAAATGCCGCCACGTGAGTGGTCAATGGCCAAGGCGCAGTTTGCTGTCATCTTTGGCGAGCGCTTCATCAGGGCCATGGCGGCGTAA
- a CDS encoding IS110 family transposase produces the protein MDQIYIGVDVAKAWLDIYHPAHGARRIENTPAGIRSFASAVAREGAWVIFEASGGYDRALRDGLEAGKSSFSRVNPRQARDFARAMGVIGKTDRVDARMLATFGQKLQPAQTPPISATRQVLLAQIIRRRQLVEMRKQEATRLQQTTDSDSRSDMKSLILVLERRIAKVEARIAEIIQSSPEIAETDRMLQSVPGVGMIVSATLMAELPEIGTTDRRKIAALAGLAPIARDSGQRQGKRVIGGGRATVRTVLYLAALHASRHSTTFKAFRRKLQDAGKPVKAALTATARKLLSVLNSMVADGAYFREILAT, from the coding sequence ATGGACCAGATTTACATCGGCGTTGATGTCGCCAAGGCTTGGCTCGACATCTATCATCCAGCTCATGGTGCCCGGCGTATCGAGAACACTCCAGCCGGAATCCGGAGCTTTGCCAGTGCTGTTGCGCGCGAGGGAGCATGGGTCATCTTTGAGGCTAGCGGCGGTTACGATCGAGCGCTGCGCGACGGGCTTGAGGCGGGTAAATCCAGCTTCAGTCGAGTCAATCCTCGCCAAGCGCGTGACTTCGCCAGAGCCATGGGAGTGATCGGCAAGACCGACCGCGTTGATGCCAGGATGCTCGCGACCTTTGGACAGAAGCTGCAGCCGGCACAGACGCCCCCGATCTCGGCTACCAGGCAAGTGCTGCTCGCGCAGATCATCCGGCGCCGTCAATTAGTTGAAATGCGAAAGCAGGAGGCGACCCGTCTCCAGCAAACGACAGACAGCGATTCCAGATCCGATATGAAAAGCCTGATCCTGGTTCTGGAACGGCGAATTGCAAAGGTCGAGGCCAGGATCGCCGAGATCATCCAATCGTCGCCCGAAATAGCGGAAACGGACCGCATGCTTCAATCAGTGCCTGGCGTAGGTATGATCGTTTCCGCAACCTTGATGGCCGAGCTGCCGGAAATCGGCACGACGGATCGCCGAAAGATCGCGGCATTAGCCGGTCTCGCTCCGATCGCCCGTGACAGTGGACAGCGACAGGGTAAGCGGGTCATCGGCGGCGGAAGGGCAACCGTCAGAACAGTCCTGTATCTTGCTGCCTTGCATGCCTCAAGGCATTCGACAACGTTCAAAGCCTTCCGGCGAAAGTTACAGGACGCAGGGAAACCAGTGAAAGCCGCACTGACGGCGACCGCCAGAAAGCTGCTCAGCGTCTTGAACAGTATGGTTGCGGACGGCGCCTACTTCCGGGAAATCCTGGCTACCTGA